Proteins co-encoded in one Listeria ivanovii subsp. ivanovii genomic window:
- a CDS encoding phosphatidylinositol-specific phospholipase C domain-containing protein, with the protein MYKLRSRQVLVVLLCLVCYIITFPSAGKAHSIKNSYRTAQSSITTKQWMSALPDNTKLTSLTIPGTHDTMSYKGNISWTLTKSLAQTQKMSLFQQLEAGIRYIDIRAKEDLQIYHGPIYLDASLKGVLETTVNFLKEHPKETIIMRLKDENNHKNDRFDYRIQPLINQYKAFFYTTPKSDSSDKFPTLKELRGKILLLLENGTNKPLTINYSKFGMKFAAENQVIQDNFNGPTIKTKYNEIVQTAHQAFKQSSGENKLYLNHVSATSLTCTPYQYASTLNAKVDQYVTKLTAVGVRGLGVFIMDFPPKQTIKSVIKNNKFN; encoded by the coding sequence ATGTATAAGCTTCGTTCACGCCAAGTTTTAGTAGTATTATTATGTTTAGTTTGTTACATTATTACTTTTCCATCAGCCGGAAAAGCGCACTCAATTAAAAACAGTTATAGAACTGCACAAAGTTCGATAACTACTAAGCAATGGATGTCAGCCCTGCCTGACAATACGAAATTAACTTCACTTACTATCCCTGGAACACATGACACCATGAGTTATAAAGGGAATATCAGCTGGACGCTCACAAAATCCCTTGCCCAAACCCAAAAGATGTCGCTATTTCAACAACTAGAGGCCGGGATACGATACATTGATATTAGAGCGAAAGAGGACCTCCAAATTTATCATGGGCCTATCTATTTAGACGCTTCACTTAAAGGAGTATTAGAAACAACGGTTAACTTTTTAAAAGAACACCCTAAAGAAACCATTATTATGCGATTAAAAGATGAAAATAATCATAAAAACGATAGATTTGATTATCGAATCCAACCTTTAATTAATCAGTACAAAGCATTTTTCTACACAACTCCAAAATCAGATTCTAGCGATAAATTCCCTACACTAAAAGAGCTCCGCGGTAAAATTTTGCTACTTTTAGAGAACGGCACTAATAAACCATTAACTATTAACTATAGCAAATTCGGAATGAAGTTCGCTGCAGAAAATCAAGTTATTCAAGATAACTTTAATGGACCTACCATTAAAACTAAATACAACGAAATTGTCCAAACTGCTCATCAAGCTTTCAAACAATCTTCAGGGGAAAATAAACTCTACCTTAATCACGTCAGCGCTACTTCCTTAACTTGCACACCTTACCAATACGCATCTACTCTAAATGCTAAGGTAGACCAATATGTAACTAAATTAACCGCTGTAGGAGTACGAGGACTTGGCGTATTCATCATGGACTTCCCACCAAAACAGACAATTAAAAGCGTAATTAAAAACAATAAATTTAACTAA
- the actA gene encoding actin assembly-inducing protein ActA, whose product MKLDRFLRAMMAVCFTASCILVNPGVIFASNSTVSTSSNENSNLESDEQGEGEQAEGKVEEGRNSPGHGAISEACARDIQELGKTGEAKSANVPDSMTTPDSGLSKEPGQNIGETVTKSKPPSVRKRFKRCVEKVLKGKRNKSSKEETKTTKKKQESSKLQPKELVPHPSIANQSFWRRLSDKIKPVVTSNDDNDSRIDSDEWDDGEEAKEKVEEGKAEEEKNNLGQEEISEARERDLQELEKMGKVKNANVTALLAMLDSRAGKVARQDIKETLNDEVPAVLFHPKRSIKEILSDEQNRVPMNSGKIKNRRKAIEGSDMEDSDMEDADTEEKPLAHGATGPLRTMNPSTSEETSEKIQSNENNEESSNQSQFDLLSSSTEEGLRIALPEPPGLLGFNMQNNELESSVSEPSSFNLSSPPTEEELAAMGITLSVTPSVEEESSLHLPKEDAPQSLTANPSLEFPSPPTEEELAAMDMKQSIAPTVEGESSLRPSREDAPQSLIANPSLEFPSPPTEEELAAMDMKQSIAPTVEGESSLRPSREDAPQSLTANPSLEFPSPPTEEELAAMDMKQSIAPTVEGESSLRPSREDAPQSLTANPSLEFPSPPTEEELAAMGIKQSMALSVGEESSLRPSREDAPQSLIANPSLEFPSPPTEEELAAMDMKQSIAPTVEGESSLRPSREDAPQSLTANPSLEFPSPPTEEELAAMDMKQSIAPTVEGESSLRPSREDAPQSLTANPSLEFPSPPTEEELAAMGIKQSMALSVGEESSLHPSREDVPQSLTANPSLEFPSPPTRAELAAMGIFMFNDGLLRGDLGSAGNAIERQSSSCLDSPTCSYFYGFHTDDEYSDSEDELDSLLNPKVTAIGETKKTSQQYRKVGFMPFVPLLEKPFAGGNGTLAEEQIIKNPLGKTKQELQLQDSIEQQLTLAKKLQDNAEKAAETTEVSKTNETTKTNEVIKTNETIKTAILPKTEPAEGLSLLTNSTQTVGSTLKVSRNKLHSPQKTTGTLKSENSSLIPAGMPIIPLESLEKRKEQPKTNLAEGTLKNNKLVEKSEGKNTPSRSGSEKLVAKSAEREKTNQEAGNNTVLMYALVAIGIISLAVIIKIIRTRKSD is encoded by the coding sequence GTGAAACTAGATAGATTTTTACGTGCAATGATGGCAGTTTGTTTTACTGCAAGTTGTATCTTGGTTAATCCTGGTGTGATATTTGCAAGTAATAGCACAGTATCTACAAGCAGTAATGAGAATTCTAACCTTGAATCAGATGAACAGGGAGAAGGTGAGCAGGCAGAAGGGAAAGTAGAAGAAGGAAGAAACAGTCCTGGGCATGGAGCAATTAGTGAGGCGTGCGCACGCGATATTCAAGAACTCGGAAAAACGGGTGAAGCTAAAAGTGCAAATGTCCCGGATTCAATGACTACGCCAGATAGCGGATTAAGTAAAGAACCAGGACAGAATATTGGAGAAACCGTAACTAAGTCTAAGCCACCGTCTGTGCGAAAACGATTTAAACGCTGCGTTGAGAAAGTATTAAAAGGTAAGAGGAATAAATCATCAAAGGAAGAAACTAAAACTACTAAGAAAAAGCAAGAATCTAGCAAGCTTCAACCTAAAGAACTTGTGCCTCATCCATCAATAGCAAATCAATCATTTTGGAGGAGGCTTTCAGACAAAATAAAGCCAGTAGTTACAAGCAACGATGATAACGATTCTAGGATCGACTCAGATGAATGGGATGATGGTGAAGAGGCGAAAGAAAAAGTAGAGGAAGGAAAAGCGGAGGAAGAAAAAAACAATCTCGGGCAAGAGGAAATTAGTGAAGCGAGAGAGAGGGATCTCCAAGAACTCGAAAAAATGGGGAAAGTTAAAAATGCCAATGTAACGGCTTTGCTGGCTATGCTCGATAGCAGAGCCGGAAAAGTAGCAAGGCAAGATATTAAAGAAACTTTAAATGATGAGGTTCCAGCGGTGCTCTTTCACCCCAAACGCAGTATTAAAGAAATATTAAGCGACGAGCAAAATAGAGTACCAATGAATAGTGGTAAGATAAAGAATAGAAGAAAAGCAATTGAAGGATCTGATATGGAAGACTCTGATATGGAAGATGCTGATACCGAAGAAAAGCCGCTTGCGCATGGTGCTACAGGGCCTCTTAGAACGATGAATCCATCAACTTCTGAAGAAACATCGGAAAAAATTCAATCTAATGAGAATAATGAGGAATCTAGCAATCAAAGTCAGTTTGATTTATTATCGTCTTCAACCGAAGAGGGGTTAAGGATTGCTCTTCCGGAGCCGCCTGGACTTCTTGGTTTCAATATGCAAAATAATGAATTGGAATCTTCGGTAAGTGAACCTAGTTCTTTTAATCTCTCATCCCCACCAACCGAAGAGGAGCTAGCGGCAATGGGGATAACGCTAAGTGTTACCCCATCAGTTGAAGAGGAATCGAGCTTGCATCTACCTAAAGAAGATGCACCTCAGTCGTTAACAGCTAATCCATCATTGGAATTCCCATCCCCGCCAACCGAAGAAGAGTTAGCGGCAATGGATATGAAGCAAAGTATAGCTCCGACAGTTGAAGGAGAATCGAGCTTGCGTCCATCTAGAGAAGATGCGCCTCAGTCGTTAATAGCTAATCCATCATTGGAGTTCCCATCCCCACCAACCGAAGAAGAGCTAGCGGCAATGGATATGAAGCAAAGTATAGCTCCGACAGTTGAAGGAGAATCGAGCTTGCGTCCATCTAGAGAAGATGCACCTCAGTCGTTAACAGCCAATCCATCATTGGAATTCCCATCCCCGCCAACTGAAGAAGAGTTAGCGGCAATGGATATGAAGCAAAGTATAGCTCCGACAGTTGAAGGAGAATCGAGCTTGCGTCCATCTAGAGAAGATGCGCCTCAGTCGTTAACAGCTAATCCATCATTGGAGTTCCCATCCCCACCAACCGAAGAAGAGCTAGCGGCAATGGGTATAAAGCAAAGTATGGCTCTGTCAGTTGGAGAAGAATCGAGCTTGCGTCCATCTAGAGAAGATGCGCCTCAGTCGTTAATAGCTAATCCATCATTGGAGTTCCCATCCCCACCAACCGAAGAAGAGCTAGCGGCAATGGATATGAAGCAAAGTATAGCTCCGACAGTTGAAGGAGAATCGAGCTTGCGTCCATCTAGAGAAGATGCACCTCAGTCGTTAACAGCCAATCCATCATTGGAATTCCCATCCCCGCCAACTGAAGAAGAGTTAGCGGCAATGGATATGAAGCAAAGTATAGCTCCGACAGTTGAAGGAGAATCGAGCTTGCGTCCATCTAGAGAAGATGCGCCTCAGTCGTTAACAGCTAATCCATCATTGGAGTTCCCATCCCCACCAACCGAAGAAGAGCTAGCGGCAATGGGTATAAAGCAAAGTATGGCTCTGTCAGTTGGAGAAGAATCGAGCTTGCATCCATCTAGAGAAGATGTGCCTCAGTCGTTAACAGCTAATCCATCATTGGAGTTCCCGTCACCGCCAACTCGAGCAGAATTAGCGGCAATGGGAATATTTATGTTTAACGACGGCTTATTGAGGGGGGACTTAGGAAGTGCGGGGAATGCCATAGAGCGACAGAGTTCAAGTTGCCTTGATTCGCCCACGTGTTCATATTTCTATGGATTCCATACAGATGATGAGTATAGTGATTCAGAAGACGAGTTAGACAGCCTTTTAAATCCAAAAGTAACTGCAATTGGTGAAACTAAAAAAACATCACAACAGTATAGAAAGGTAGGATTTATGCCATTTGTCCCTCTTCTTGAAAAGCCTTTTGCGGGTGGAAATGGAACTCTTGCAGAGGAGCAGATTATCAAAAATCCACTTGGAAAAACTAAGCAAGAGCTGCAACTCCAAGACAGTATAGAGCAGCAATTAACTTTAGCGAAGAAATTACAAGATAACGCTGAAAAAGCTGCTGAAACAACTGAAGTATCTAAAACAAATGAAACAACTAAAACAAATGAAGTAATTAAAACAAATGAAACTATTAAAACAGCCATACTCCCAAAAACCGAACCGGCTGAAGGTCTATCGCTACTAACGAATAGTACTCAAACAGTAGGAAGTACTTTAAAAGTAAGTAGGAATAAACTTCATAGTCCGCAAAAAACTACTGGTACTTTAAAATCAGAAAATTCTTCTCTAATACCAGCTGGAATGCCGATTATTCCATTGGAAAGTTTGGAGAAAAGGAAGGAACAGCCGAAAACAAATCTAGCTGAAGGTACGCTCAAAAATAATAAATTAGTAGAAAAGAGTGAAGGTAAAAATACGCCTTCTAGAAGCGGATCGGAAAAATTAGTTGCTAAAAGTGCTGAGCGCGAAAAAACAAATCAAGAAGCCGGAAACAATACGGTCTTAATGTATGCTTTAGTAGCGATTGGGATTATTTCATTAGCTGTAATTATTAAGATTATCCGTACAAGAAAAAGTGATTAA
- a CDS encoding putative heavy metal-binding protein, with product MIVTTSPNIEGKQIIEYKKIVFGEVITGVNFMKDIGAGLRNFFGGRSQGYEDELINAREEAIKEMEQRAKDIGANAVIGVDIDYEVLGADNGMLMVTASGTAVVIEAQDY from the coding sequence ATGATTGTAACTACCTCACCAAATATTGAAGGCAAGCAAATTATCGAATATAAAAAAATCGTTTTCGGAGAAGTAATTACTGGTGTTAATTTTATGAAAGACATTGGAGCTGGCCTCAGAAACTTTTTCGGTGGACGATCACAAGGTTATGAAGACGAGTTAATTAACGCACGTGAGGAAGCTATTAAAGAGATGGAACAGCGCGCCAAAGATATCGGAGCAAATGCCGTAATTGGTGTGGATATCGATTATGAAGTACTTGGAGCGGATAATGGTATGTTAATGGTTACTGCATCTGGCACCGCTGTTGTTATTGAGGCTCAAGACTATTAA
- the ilo gene encoding cholesterol-dependent cytolysin ivanolysin O, whose product MKKIMLLLMTLLLVSLPLAQEAQADASVYSYQGIISHMAPPASPPAKPKTPVEKKNAAQIDQYIQGLDYDKNNILVYDGEAVKNVPPKAGYKEGNQYIVVEKKKKSINQNNADIQVINSLASLTYPGALVKANSELVENQPDVLPVKRDSVTLSIDLPGMVNHDNEIVVQNATKSNINDGVNTLVDRWNNKYSEEYPNISAKIDYDQEMAYSESQLVAKFGAAFKAVNNSLNVNFGAISEGKVQEEVINFKQIYYTVNVNEPTSPSRFFGKSVTKENLQALGVNAENPPAYISSVAYGRDIFVKLSTSSHSTRVKAAFDAAFKGKSVKGDTELENIIQNASFKAVIYGGSAKDEVEIIDGDLSKLRDILKQGANFDKKNPGVPIAYTTNFLKDNQLAVVKNNSEYIETTSKAYSDGKINLDHSGAYVARFNVTWDEVSYDANGNEVVEHKKWSENDKDKLAHFTTSIYLPGNARNINIHAKECTGLAWEWWRTVVDDRNLPLVKNRNVCIWGTTLYPAYSDTVDNPIK is encoded by the coding sequence ATGAAAAAAATAATGCTACTTTTAATGACATTGTTACTAGTAAGTTTACCGTTAGCACAAGAAGCTCAAGCAGATGCCTCAGTATATAGTTACCAAGGCATAATTTCACACATGGCACCACCAGCGTCTCCGCCTGCAAAGCCTAAGACGCCGGTTGAAAAGAAAAATGCAGCTCAAATCGATCAATATATACAAGGGCTGGATTATGATAAAAACAATATATTAGTGTACGATGGAGAAGCTGTTAAAAATGTTCCACCAAAAGCAGGATACAAAGAAGGAAATCAATATATTGTAGTGGAGAAAAAGAAAAAATCTATCAATCAAAATAACGCAGACATTCAAGTTATTAACTCGCTTGCAAGCCTTACTTATCCAGGAGCTTTAGTGAAGGCGAATTCAGAGTTAGTCGAAAATCAACCCGATGTCCTCCCTGTGAAACGAGATTCAGTTACACTTAGTATTGATTTGCCTGGAATGGTTAACCATGACAATGAAATAGTCGTTCAAAATGCAACTAAATCCAATATAAATGACGGAGTGAATACTTTAGTAGATCGTTGGAATAATAAATACTCCGAAGAATACCCAAATATTAGTGCGAAAATTGACTATGATCAAGAAATGGCCTATAGCGAATCGCAATTAGTTGCAAAATTTGGTGCAGCATTTAAAGCTGTTAATAATAGTTTGAATGTAAACTTTGGAGCGATTAGTGAAGGTAAGGTGCAAGAAGAAGTTATTAATTTCAAACAAATTTATTATACTGTTAATGTTAATGAACCTACAAGCCCTTCCAGATTCTTTGGTAAAAGTGTTACTAAAGAAAACTTGCAAGCGCTGGGCGTAAATGCGGAAAATCCACCCGCATACATCTCTAGTGTTGCATATGGTCGTGACATTTTCGTGAAATTATCGACTAGTTCACACAGCACCAGAGTGAAGGCTGCATTCGATGCTGCATTTAAGGGTAAATCAGTTAAAGGTGATACAGAATTAGAAAATATTATTCAAAATGCTTCATTTAAAGCGGTGATTTATGGTGGTTCAGCCAAAGATGAAGTAGAAATAATTGATGGAGATTTAAGCAAATTACGAGATATTTTAAAACAAGGGGCTAATTTTGATAAGAAAAATCCGGGCGTACCGATTGCGTATACAACTAATTTCTTGAAAGATAATCAGTTAGCAGTTGTTAAAAATAATTCGGAATATATCGAAACAACTTCTAAGGCTTACTCGGATGGAAAAATTAACCTAGATCATTCCGGTGCCTATGTTGCGAGATTCAATGTTACTTGGGATGAAGTTAGCTATGATGCTAATGGAAATGAAGTTGTTGAACATAAAAAATGGTCCGAAAATGATAAAGATAAGTTAGCTCATTTTACGACATCAATCTATTTGCCAGGGAATGCAAGGAATATTAATATTCATGCGAAAGAATGTACTGGCTTGGCTTGGGAATGGTGGAGAACGGTTGTGGATGATAGAAACTTGCCATTAGTAAAAAATAGAAATGTTTGTATCTGGGGAACAACGCTTTATCCAGCGTATAGTGATACTGTAGATAATCCAATTAAGTAA
- a CDS encoding M4 family metallopeptidase, which produces MKRKTIFLIFLLVFVGYFNVKVKADSVEKEKLQSDIQSEMKAIDLQALPNCYKAKSDYKNLKITNSEKDSMGITHITLAMNSDGYFTDHDEIKLHISPENKILFINGDLKQTRPTITNKMKLTEQDAIEKAFEAIGRNEASVNSYIGSPIKEKRVIVNSRTKRLVYSIRLIFSEPVVASWIIQIDAETGAVLRKQNMLSEANSQGTKKNIIAPGKGYDPSLQRPLNVLKIKNFFCLVDRTRKGLIRTFDLNHNTEISHGKLVSNEVNMFTAPEYCSAVDAHYYAGEVYDYFKKVHNHESLDGEGGGIDSFVRYGLNCNNAFWDGQEILYGDGDKKNYKPFSCAKNIVAHELTHAVIQHSAGLEYEGQAGALNESFADVFSYFITPDNWLIGEDVCLHGMNSRRVRSLKEPDKYNQAAHMNEYESMPITEEYDWGGVHFNSGIPNKAAYNTITKVGREQAEQLYFRALKYYLTKKSQFVDAKNALQQAARDLYSEEVAKKVGEAWEEVGVR; this is translated from the coding sequence ATGAAAAGAAAAACAATTTTTCTAATTTTTTTATTAGTCTTTGTGGGTTATTTTAATGTAAAGGTAAAAGCGGACTCTGTTGAAAAAGAAAAGCTTCAAAGTGATATACAATCCGAAATGAAAGCAATAGATTTACAAGCTTTACCAAATTGCTACAAGGCAAAAAGCGATTACAAGAATTTGAAAATTACTAATAGTGAAAAAGATAGCATGGGAATCACACATATTACACTTGCGATGAATTCCGATGGTTATTTTACAGATCACGATGAAATAAAACTCCATATTAGCCCAGAAAATAAAATTCTCTTTATAAATGGCGATCTAAAACAAACGCGGCCTACTATTACAAATAAAATGAAACTTACAGAACAAGATGCGATAGAAAAGGCATTTGAAGCAATCGGACGAAATGAAGCAAGTGTCAATAGCTACATAGGAAGCCCGATTAAAGAAAAAAGAGTAATCGTAAATTCAAGGACAAAGCGTTTAGTATATAGTATAAGGTTGATTTTTTCTGAACCAGTAGTAGCTAGCTGGATTATTCAGATTGACGCTGAGACGGGTGCAGTTTTACGAAAACAGAATATGCTATCGGAAGCTAACTCTCAAGGGACGAAAAAAAATATTATAGCTCCAGGAAAAGGATACGATCCATCATTACAAAGACCATTGAATGTTTTGAAGATAAAGAACTTTTTCTGCCTAGTTGACAGAACCCGCAAAGGACTAATAAGAACGTTTGATTTGAACCATAACACAGAAATTTCGCACGGGAAACTAGTGTCTAACGAAGTAAATATGTTTACAGCTCCCGAATATTGCTCTGCTGTAGATGCACATTATTATGCTGGTGAAGTATATGATTACTTTAAAAAAGTTCATAATCATGAAAGTTTAGATGGTGAAGGTGGAGGAATTGACTCTTTTGTTCGTTATGGCTTAAATTGCAATAACGCTTTTTGGGATGGTCAGGAAATTCTTTATGGAGATGGAGATAAGAAGAATTACAAACCATTTTCATGTGCAAAAAATATCGTCGCTCATGAATTAACGCATGCTGTCATTCAACACTCAGCAGGTTTAGAATACGAAGGGCAAGCAGGTGCATTAAATGAATCATTCGCGGATGTCTTTAGTTATTTTATTACTCCAGACAATTGGTTAATAGGTGAGGATGTCTGTTTACATGGAATGAACAGCAGGAGAGTAAGAAGTTTAAAAGAACCAGATAAATACAACCAAGCGGCACACATGAATGAGTATGAGTCAATGCCGATTACAGAAGAATATGATTGGGGAGGGGTTCATTTCAATAGCGGAATACCTAACAAAGCTGCTTATAATACCATCACGAAAGTTGGTAGGGAACAGGCAGAACAACTATATTTTCGAGCATTAAAGTATTACTTAACGAAAAAATCCCAATTTGTCGATGCTAAGAATGCGCTTCAACAGGCGGCGAGAGACTTATACAGCGAAGAAGTGGCTAAAAAAGTAGGAGAAGCATGGGAAGAAGTTGGCGTTAGATAA
- a CDS encoding phospholipase C — MRINKISLGIYVFIFALTASLMKVNACSDDHLMQPQTPNIEHKLPHKLSWSAERPLDEKANTHLWLFKQARKILAKENNGAYKELLEMLNKYYKEVAQGIFDADHKNPYYDCSTFVSHFYNPTKDNTYLPGFKNAKQTCGKYFKQALQDYKEDKLNTAFYKLGLSIHYFTDCSQPMHANNFTAVSNPIGFHSVYENYVDSIKCNYQATESMEVKKFCVDTPEEWLRENAKRAQADYDKIVNANTKKSYLEGNSKWKKDIDKPTGERLQDSMQTLAGFIDFWYKKADQ, encoded by the coding sequence ATGAGAATCAACAAAATATCGCTTGGTATATATGTGTTTATCTTTGCTTTGACTGCATCTCTGATGAAAGTAAATGCCTGCTCTGATGATCATCTGATGCAGCCTCAAACACCTAATATAGAACATAAATTACCTCATAAGCTTAGCTGGTCAGCAGAACGACCCTTAGACGAAAAGGCTAATACGCATTTATGGTTATTTAAACAAGCAAGAAAAATATTGGCCAAAGAAAACAATGGCGCGTATAAGGAATTGCTTGAGATGTTAAACAAATATTATAAAGAAGTTGCTCAAGGTATATTTGATGCTGACCATAAAAATCCCTATTACGATTGTAGTACGTTTGTATCGCATTTTTATAACCCAACTAAAGATAATACTTATTTACCAGGTTTTAAAAATGCGAAACAGACCTGCGGCAAATATTTTAAACAAGCTTTGCAAGATTATAAAGAGGATAAGCTCAATACAGCTTTCTACAAATTAGGCTTGTCCATTCATTACTTTACGGATTGTAGCCAACCAATGCATGCAAACAACTTCACTGCAGTTTCGAACCCTATAGGATTTCACTCTGTTTATGAAAATTATGTAGATTCAATTAAGTGTAATTATCAAGCGACAGAAAGCATGGAAGTGAAAAAGTTTTGCGTTGATACTCCTGAAGAGTGGTTACGTGAAAATGCTAAAAGAGCACAAGCTGATTACGATAAAATTGTTAATGCTAATACCAAAAAATCTTATTTAGAAGGAAATTCTAAGTGGAAAAAAGATATAGATAAACCTACTGGTGAAAGGCTACAAGATTCGATGCAAACACTGGCAGGATTCATAGATTTTTGGTATAAAAAGGCGGATCAATAA
- a CDS encoding metallophosphoesterase family protein encodes MDKVRIAIISDVHGNVEALKAVLKDAANEGVEEYITVGDIVLKGSGIDICLELLEKLNPLTFVLGNHEQVYIDFLEGKSFDHSLKRRMIEDLVKYDYDLLGDEKFRYFSTLPKKVSTQVLQTKIDVFHAMPDSVSFPIYATEEQAHFDKMFSGTDADIAINGHVHRQSLRRTADDKLIINSGSVGLPGGGNQKTKDNLAQYALIDITEAGVVDIHFKKIVYDIDAEIAFARKRNLPYVDIYEKTLRSGQYLYIDSQIEQYMNPK; translated from the coding sequence ATGGATAAAGTAAGGATTGCAATCATATCAGATGTTCACGGTAATGTGGAAGCGCTAAAAGCAGTGCTAAAAGATGCTGCGAACGAGGGGGTTGAGGAATATATAACAGTTGGTGATATTGTTCTTAAAGGGTCCGGAATAGATATCTGTTTGGAACTGTTAGAAAAACTAAATCCGCTTACTTTTGTGCTTGGAAACCATGAACAAGTATATATTGACTTTTTAGAAGGGAAATCTTTTGATCATTCTTTGAAAAGACGGATGATTGAGGATTTAGTGAAGTATGATTACGATTTATTAGGTGATGAAAAGTTTCGCTATTTCTCTACATTACCAAAAAAAGTCTCCACACAAGTACTGCAAACAAAAATAGATGTTTTTCATGCGATGCCTGACTCCGTTAGCTTTCCAATTTATGCTACTGAAGAACAAGCCCACTTTGATAAGATGTTTTCTGGAACAGATGCCGATATTGCTATTAATGGGCACGTCCACAGACAGTCGTTAAGAAGGACGGCGGATGATAAATTAATTATTAATTCTGGTTCTGTTGGACTACCAGGTGGAGGGAATCAGAAAACAAAAGACAATTTAGCTCAATATGCGCTTATTGATATAACTGAGGCAGGGGTTGTTGACATTCACTTCAAAAAAATCGTGTATGATATTGATGCAGAAATTGCTTTCGCGAGAAAACGAAACTTGCCATATGTAGATATTTATGAAAAAACGCTTCGATCAGGTCAATATTTATATATTGATAGCCAAATTGAGCAGTATATGAATCCAAAATAA